Proteins from one Salvelinus sp. IW2-2015 linkage group LG32, ASM291031v2, whole genome shotgun sequence genomic window:
- the LOC111956581 gene encoding SERPINE1 mRNA-binding protein 1 isoform X2 — translation MPGQLQEGFGCVVTNRFDQLLDDESDPFEVLKAAENKKKDAAAASITKSAAQAAKQPKKESQKDRKNPLLDKKDEPQAPVPPKKEVIRRVGRRPDQQGQPGTQGGQGEGRPTGDRRLDNRRPPRERRFDKPLEDKPDGGERGEFSADKPLGDRPPRGRGGSRAGRGGRGRGMGRGDSFDSRGKRDFDRHSGGDKPQKSEEKRGGSGVHNRGNPKDETSGDAEQTTAPEETPEGVEHPPADSENKENEVEEPKEEGPKEMTLDEWKAMQDKERAKVEFNIRKPNEGADSKWNKGYVLHKSKSEEVSDEKPKDRPAVIDTPEIEDMTPLFKGNPDEIGPDHHFRKPANDITAQLEINFGDLGRPGRGRGGARGGRGGRGGGGGRSDRPVRAGGIRPEKPGGVSVPNVDDPEAFPALA, via the exons ATGCCCGGACAACTGCAAGAAGGCTTCGGCTGCGTCGTAACGAATCGGTTTGACCAGCTATTGGATGATGAATCAGATCCGTTCGAGGTGTTAAAGGCGGCGGAGAACAAGAAGAAAGAYGCGGCCGCAGCTAGTATCACCAAGTCTGCAGCCCAAGCTGCCAAGCAGCCCAAGAAAGAGTCACAGAAGGACAGGAAGAATCCGCTCCTTGACAAAAAAGATGAACCTCAGGCTCCAGTACCTCCGAAGAAAGAAG TTATCAGGCGGGTGGGCCGGAGGCCGGACCAGCAGGGCCAGCCTGGCACCCAGGGCGGGCAGGGGGAGGGGCGGCCCACCGGCGACAGGAGGCTGGACAACAGGAGACCCCCACGCGAGCGCCGCTTCGACAAACCCCTTGAGGACAAGCCCGAcggtggagaaagaggagagttcTCTGCAGACAA GCCTCTAGGAGACCGGCCACCCAGAGGGCGTGGTGGCAGCCGTGCTGGGCGTGGTGGACGGGGACGGGGCATGGGCCGGGGCGACAGCTTCGACTCCCGCGGCAAACGGGACTTCGACAGACACAGTGGTGGCGACAAACC TCAGAAATCCGAGGAGAAGCGTGGCGGGAGTGGTGTTCACAACCGGGGAAACCCCAAGGACGAAACGAG TGGTGATGCCGAACAGACTACTGCCCCTGAGGAAACTCCTGAGGGAGTGGAACACCCCCCTGCTGACTCTGAGAATAA GGAGAACGAAGTAGAGGAACCTAAGGAGGAGGGCCCCAAGGAGATGACCCTGGACGAATGGAAGGCCATGCAGGACAAGGAGCGTGCCAAGGTGGAGTTTAACATCCGCAAGCCCAACGAGGGCGCCGACAGCAAGTGGAACAAGGGCTACGTGCTGCACAAGTCCAAGAGCGAAGARGTCAGCGACGAAAAGCCTAAAGAT AGACCAGCTGTGATTGATACTCCGGAGATTGAAGACATGACCCCCTTGTTCAAG GGCAACCCTGATGAAATCGGCCCGGACCACCACTTCCGCAAGCCCGCCAACGACATCACAGCCCAGCTGGAGATCAACTTTGGAGACCTGGGCCGCCCTGGGCGKGGGCGCGGGGGAGCCCGTGGAGGAAGGGGAGGCCGCGGTGGAGGAGGCGGCCGATCCGACCGTCCYGTTCGCGCAGGGGGAATTCGACCCGAAAAG
- the LOC111956581 gene encoding SERPINE1 mRNA-binding protein 1 isoform X1, which yields MPGQLQEGFGCVVTNRFDQLLDDESDPFEVLKAAENKKKDAAAASITKSAAQAAKQPKKESQKDRKNPLLDKKDEPQAPVPPKKEAVIRRVGRRPDQQGQPGTQGGQGEGRPTGDRRLDNRRPPRERRFDKPLEDKPDGGERGEFSADKPLGDRPPRGRGGSRAGRGGRGRGMGRGDSFDSRGKRDFDRHSGGDKPQKSEEKRGGSGVHNRGNPKDETSGDAEQTTAPEETPEGVEHPPADSENKENEVEEPKEEGPKEMTLDEWKAMQDKERAKVEFNIRKPNEGADSKWNKGYVLHKSKSEEVSDEKPKDRPAVIDTPEIEDMTPLFKGNPDEIGPDHHFRKPANDITAQLEINFGDLGRPGRGRGGARGGRGGRGGGGGRSDRPVRAGGIRPEKPGGVSVPNVDDPEAFPALA from the exons ATGCCCGGACAACTGCAAGAAGGCTTCGGCTGCGTCGTAACGAATCGGTTTGACCAGCTATTGGATGATGAATCAGATCCGTTCGAGGTGTTAAAGGCGGCGGAGAACAAGAAGAAAGAYGCGGCCGCAGCTAGTATCACCAAGTCTGCAGCCCAAGCTGCCAAGCAGCCCAAGAAAGAGTCACAGAAGGACAGGAAGAATCCGCTCCTTGACAAAAAAGATGAACCTCAGGCTCCAGTACCTCCGAAGAAAGAAG cAGTTATCAGGCGGGTGGGCCGGAGGCCGGACCAGCAGGGCCAGCCTGGCACCCAGGGCGGGCAGGGGGAGGGGCGGCCCACCGGCGACAGGAGGCTGGACAACAGGAGACCCCCACGCGAGCGCCGCTTCGACAAACCCCTTGAGGACAAGCCCGAcggtggagaaagaggagagttcTCTGCAGACAA GCCTCTAGGAGACCGGCCACCCAGAGGGCGTGGTGGCAGCCGTGCTGGGCGTGGTGGACGGGGACGGGGCATGGGCCGGGGCGACAGCTTCGACTCCCGCGGCAAACGGGACTTCGACAGACACAGTGGTGGCGACAAACC TCAGAAATCCGAGGAGAAGCGTGGCGGGAGTGGTGTTCACAACCGGGGAAACCCCAAGGACGAAACGAG TGGTGATGCCGAACAGACTACTGCCCCTGAGGAAACTCCTGAGGGAGTGGAACACCCCCCTGCTGACTCTGAGAATAA GGAGAACGAAGTAGAGGAACCTAAGGAGGAGGGCCCCAAGGAGATGACCCTGGACGAATGGAAGGCCATGCAGGACAAGGAGCGTGCCAAGGTGGAGTTTAACATCCGCAAGCCCAACGAGGGCGCCGACAGCAAGTGGAACAAGGGCTACGTGCTGCACAAGTCCAAGAGCGAAGARGTCAGCGACGAAAAGCCTAAAGAT AGACCAGCTGTGATTGATACTCCGGAGATTGAAGACATGACCCCCTTGTTCAAG GGCAACCCTGATGAAATCGGCCCGGACCACCACTTCCGCAAGCCCGCCAACGACATCACAGCCCAGCTGGAGATCAACTTTGGAGACCTGGGCCGCCCTGGGCGKGGGCGCGGGGGAGCCCGTGGAGGAAGGGGAGGCCGCGGTGGAGGAGGCGGCCGATCCGACCGTCCYGTTCGCGCAGGGGGAATTCGACCCGAAAAG
- the hsd17b7 gene encoding 3-keto-steroid reductase/17-beta-hydroxysteroid dehydrogenase 7, whose protein sequence is MEKVILVTGANSGIGLALCERLLYEDSRLQLCLACRNMQRAEAARSALLTSHPDAHIDLLHLDVGSVRSVLHAAHKIKARYNRLDYLYLNAGIMPNPQIDIKAFFKGLFSSNVIKMFATAEGLLTQQDHVNKDGLQEVFATNLFGHFVLVRELDSILCQAGQTSRVVWTSSSNARRSAFSLDDVQHRLGTESYASSKYASDLISLALNRHNNSQGLYSSVICPGLVMTNLTYGILPSFFWTLIMPIMYLIRIFTNTFTLTPYNGAGALHSLFLKKPESLDPRAKYHSLTSGMGSNYTQPRQMDIDDDMSEALYVKLLEMEKAARKRLKEEDDNEQAYKKYLNQTE, encoded by the exons TCTGGCCTGCAGGAACATGCAGAGGGCTGAGGCGGCCCGCTCCGCTCTGCTGACCTCTCACCCCGACGCCCACATAGACCTGCTGCACCTGGATGTAGGCTCTGTTCGCTCGGTTCTCCACGCCGCCCACAAGATCAAGGCTAG GTACAACAGACTTGACTACCTATACCTTAATGCCGGGATCATGCCAAATCCACAGATTGACATCAAAGCCTTTTTCAAGGGCCTATTTTCTAG CAACGTCATCAAAATGTTTGCCACAGCAGAGGGCCTCCTGACCCAGCAGGACCATGTCAACAAAGATGGACTACAGGAAGTGTTCGCCACAAACCTTTTTGGTCACTTTGTGCTT GTCAGGGAGCTAGACTCTATCCTTTGCCAGGCTGGTCAGACCTCCCGGGTAGTGTGGACTTCGTCCAGCAATGCCAGACGCTCGGCCTTCAGTCTAGACGATGTCCAGCACAGACTGGGGACCGAGTCCTACGCGTCCTCCAAGTATGCCTCCGACCTCATCAGCCTTGCCCTCAACAGACACAACAACAGCCAG GGGCTGTACTCATCAGTGATTTGTCCAGGGCTGGTGATGACCAATCTTACCTATGGCATCCTCCCCTCCTTCTTCTGGACCCTCATCATGCCTATCATGTATCTT ATAAGAATCTTCACCAACACGTTCACACTGACACCGTACAATGGAGCTGGAGCATTG CACTCGCTGTTTCTGAAAAAACCAGAGTCCCTGGATCCGAGGGCAAAGTATCACAGTTTGACGTCAGGCATGGGGAGCAACTACACGCAGCCTCGACAA ATGGACATCGATGACGACATGTCAGAGGCCCTGTATGTGAAACTGCTGGAAATGGAAAAAGCTGCTCGTAAGAGATTGAAAGAAGAGGATGACAATGAACAAGCCTACAAAAAGTACCTCAACCAGACAGAGTAG